In a single window of the Anas acuta chromosome 24, bAnaAcu1.1, whole genome shotgun sequence genome:
- the LRRN2 gene encoding leucine-rich repeat neuronal protein 2 has product MLPVNLSCLGRSRCHQPKMRPFRTSSLLLCVVAAAAIPIVPWKVKCPPQCVCQIRPWYTPRSVYREAATVDCNDLFLSAVPEELPEGTQTLLLQSNNIARLEQGDVGYLRNLSELDLSQNSFSDVWDFGLKSMPQLLSLHLEENQLAELPDGSFPGLGNLQELYLNHNQLRRIAPRAFAGLGSLLRLHLNSNQLRTVDSRWFQMLPSLEILMIGGNRVDAILDMNFRPLANLRSLVLAGMNLREISDYALEGLRSLESLSFYDNKLVNVPKRALQQVPGLKFLDLNKNPLQRVRQSDFTNMLHLKELGLNNMEELVSVDKFALINLPELTKLDMTNNPKLSFIHPSAFHHLPQMETLMLNNNALSALHKQTVESLPNLQEISIHGNPIRCDCVIRWVNSTENRIRFIEPQSTLCAEPPELKRRHIRDVPFREMTDRCLPLISARSLPSRLEAADGDDVSLHCRALAEPDPEIYWVTPSGVKLVPYVEEGRYKVHPEGTLEIAGISAREAGLYTCVAHNLLGADTRSVSVTVNSSFPLSEASLELAVLDVQAYHILVAWKAQLNTVSSNLTWSSFSLGSDSDTTNVARIPTGTHAYNITRLHQDTEYWACLHVAFVDLQAKVACVNARTKEATRRYGPLGDRQSLLTLLVLCVLLLAAGLVARCGLGDEPRRARELLQDAVAVRVVYPHLAPHWARGSRGGQLLAVEVQAAPLDS; this is encoded by the coding sequence ATGCTCCCCGTGAACCTTTCCTGCCTGGGAAGAAGCCGGTGCCACCAGCCGAAGATGAGACCCTTCCGAACCAGCTCGCTCCTGCTCTGCGTGGTGGCCGCCGCTGCCATCCCCATCGTGCCCTGGAAGGTGAAATGCCCACCGCAATGCGTCTGCCAGATCCGGCCCTGGTACACCCCCCGCTCCGTCTACCGGGAGGCCGCCACCGTGGACTGCAATGACTTGTTCCTCTCCGCCGTGCCCGAAGAGCTGCCGGAGGGGACCCAGACCCTGCTCTTGCAGAGCAACAACATcgccaggctggagcagggtgACGTGGGCTATCTCAGAAACCTCTCCGAGCTGGACCTGTCGCAGAACAGCTTCTCCGACGTCTGGGACTTTGGCCTGAAGAGCATGCCGCAGCTGCTCAGCCTGCACCTGGAGGAGAACCAGCTGGCCGAGCTGCCCGACGGCAGCTTCCCCGGGCTGGGGAACCTGCAGGAGCTTTACCTGAACCACAACCAGCTCCGCAGGATCGCTCCCCGCGCCTTCGCCGGCCTCGGCAGCCTCCTGCGCCTCCACCTCAACTCCAACCAGCTGAGGACGGTGGACAGCCGCTGGTTCCAGATGCTGCCCAGCCTGGAGATCCTCATGATCGGAGGCAACAGGGTGGATGCTATCTTGGATATGAATTTCAGGCCCTTGGCAAACCTGCGGAGCTTGGTTTTGGCCGGGATGAACCTGAGGGAGATCTCGGACTACGCGCTGGAGGGGCTGCGAAGCCTGGAGAGCCTCTCTTTCTATGACAACAAGCTCGTGAACGTCCCCAAGCGGGCCCTGCAGCAGGTTCCCGGCCTCAAGTTCCTGGACCTGAACAAAAACCCCTTGCAGAGGGTCAGGCAAAGCGACTTCACCAACATGCTGCACCTCAAGGAGCTGGGGCTCAACAACATGGAGGAGCTGGTGTCCGTAGACAAGTTTGCCTTGATCAACCTCCCCGAGCTGACCAAGCTGGACATGACCAACAACCCCAAGCTGTCCTTCATCCACCCCAGCGCCTTCCACCACCTGCCCCAGATGGAAACCCTCATGCTCAACAACAACGCCCTAAGTGCCTTGCATAAGCAGACGGTCGAGTCCCTGCCCAACCTGCAGGAGATCAGCATCCACGGCAACCCCATCCGCTGCGACTGCGTCATCCGCTGGGTCAACAGCACCGAGAACCGCATCCGCTTCATCGAGCCCCAGTCCACGCTGTGCGCCGAGCCCCCCGAGCTCAAGAGGAGGCACATTCGGGATGTCCCCTTCAGGGAGATGACAGATCGCTGCCTGCCCCTCATCTCTGCCCGCAGCCTGCCCTCGCGCCTGGAGGCAGCGGACGGGGACGATGTCTCCTTGCACTGCCGTGCCCTGGCGGAGCCGGACCCGGAGATCTACTGGGTCACCCCCTCGGGGGTGAAGCTGGTCCCCTACGTGGAAGAGGGGCGCTACAAGGTGCACCCCGAAGGGACGCTGGAGATTGCCGGGATCTCGGCCCGGGAGGCCGGGCTGTACACCTGCGTGGCTCACAACCTGCTCGGGGCCGACACCAGGAGCGTCAGCGTGACGGTCAACAGCTCCTTCCCGCTCAGCGAggccagcctggagctggcGGTGCTGGACGTGCAGGCCTACCACATCCTGGTAGCCTGGAAGGCGCAGCTCAACACCGTCTCCTCCAACCTCACCTGGTCCAGCTTCTCGCTCGGCTCCGACTCGGACACGACCAACGTGGCCCGCATCCCGACGGGGACCCACGCCTACAACATCACCCGGCTCCACCAGGACACGGAGTACTGGGCTTGCCTCCACGTGGCCTTTGTAGACTTGCAGGCCAAGGTGGCTTGCGTCAACGCCAGGACTAAAGAGGCCACCCGCCGCTACGGGCCCCTGGGGGACAGGCAGAGCCTCCTGACCCTGCTGGTCCTCtgcgtcctgctgctggccgccGGCCTGGTGGCTCGCTGCGGCCTCGGGGACGAGCCCAGGAGGGCCAGGGAGCTCCTACAGGACGCGGTGGCCGTGCGCGTGGTTTATCCCCACCTCGCCCCGCACTGGGCTCGGGGGTCTCGTGGCGGGCAGCTCCTGGCCGTGGAGGTGCAAGCGGCGCCCCTGGACTCCTGA